One stretch of Chryseobacterium sp. LJ668 DNA includes these proteins:
- a CDS encoding DUF456 domain-containing protein has translation MDHTLISIISIILLVLGILGTFLPVLPGLVLSIAGLLIYKYGTDSDLSMIYIWAFVILTLASVVLSYVIPAKTNRKYGGTRWGSIGSVIGTIVGIFLPIPLGFLVGMFAGVFIGELLHDSKDMSKALRSTKGAFIGFIYGTGFSLVVGIAMLMVVVLDIINFI, from the coding sequence ATGGATCACACTTTAATTTCGATCATCAGCATAATTTTACTTGTTTTAGGTATACTGGGAACTTTTTTACCTGTTTTACCGGGACTTGTCTTAAGTATCGCCGGACTTTTAATTTACAAATATGGTACAGATTCTGATCTGTCGATGATTTATATTTGGGCCTTCGTCATTCTTACGCTGGCTTCGGTAGTTTTAAGCTATGTAATCCCTGCAAAGACTAACCGAAAATATGGCGGAACCCGCTGGGGAAGTATTGGCTCTGTCATCGGTACCATAGTCGGAATTTTTCTGCCCATTCCATTAGGATTTCTTGTAGGAATGTTTGCCGGAGTTTTCATTGGAGAATTGTTGCATGACAGCAAAGACATGAGCAAAGCTTTGCGCTCGACAAAAGGTGCATTTATAGGGTTTATCTACGGAACCGGTTTTAGCCTCGTAGTAGGAATTGCTATGCTAATGGTTGTTGTCTTAGATATAATTAATTTTATTTAA
- a CDS encoding mechanosensitive ion channel family protein produces the protein MKDEIKDTKSFFQELSEQLYVYITKISPAGFDWVFHIIVKMVLLVIIFMVFDLIFKIIINYVFRFFHNEEKFPVIKSIYRSRITNSVAHFVALAIVGSMHESIFVGALKQTNIFIHRSVNLGLVLILAGMLYRSLTAFRNYFTIKQDYYKVMAINAISETVKILGIFIFSIVSICVIFGIRGTTIVGSLGAITAVLVLVFRDTILGFITGIHVATSRSLKVGDWIGIPKYNIEGNILDINLLTTKITNFDKTISSIPTYDLLTTEIKNLQVMSESNTRRIKKSIFFNINSFKFLNDDDIERLKEINLISEYLNEKTSEINLEKEKIQHKNKIINGRQLTNIGVFRYYAQKYLENDSEIDKESPVMVRQLEITTQGLPMEVYCFANDSKWEKFEQIQADIFDHLLVASKEFDLQIMQIGLPK, from the coding sequence ATGAAAGACGAAATAAAAGATACCAAAAGTTTTTTTCAAGAACTAAGTGAACAGCTTTACGTGTATATCACTAAAATTTCTCCAGCCGGTTTCGACTGGGTTTTTCACATCATTGTAAAAATGGTATTGCTTGTCATTATTTTTATGGTTTTTGATTTAATTTTCAAAATCATCATCAACTACGTTTTTCGGTTTTTTCATAATGAAGAAAAGTTCCCTGTTATAAAATCAATCTACCGCTCAAGAATTACCAATTCTGTTGCCCATTTTGTGGCTTTGGCAATCGTAGGATCTATGCACGAATCAATTTTTGTCGGGGCATTAAAGCAAACAAACATTTTTATACACAGATCTGTTAATCTCGGTCTGGTTCTTATTCTCGCAGGGATGCTATACCGCTCTTTAACAGCATTTAGGAATTATTTCACCATAAAACAGGATTATTATAAGGTAATGGCGATCAATGCTATTTCTGAAACCGTTAAAATCCTGGGTATTTTTATATTTTCAATCGTCAGTATCTGTGTGATTTTTGGTATCAGAGGAACAACGATTGTGGGAAGTCTTGGAGCAATCACGGCAGTTTTGGTTCTTGTTTTCAGAGATACAATTTTGGGTTTTATAACAGGAATCCACGTAGCCACTTCACGAAGTTTAAAAGTTGGTGACTGGATCGGCATCCCGAAATACAATATTGAAGGAAATATTTTAGACATCAACTTACTAACTACGAAAATTACCAATTTTGATAAAACTATTTCGTCGATTCCAACGTATGATTTGTTGACAACCGAGATAAAAAATCTTCAGGTAATGTCAGAATCCAATACAAGAAGAATTAAGAAATCAATCTTTTTTAACATCAATTCTTTTAAATTTTTAAATGACGACGATATTGAGAGATTAAAGGAGATTAACCTGATTTCGGAGTACCTAAATGAAAAAACTTCTGAGATCAATTTAGAAAAAGAAAAAATACAACACAAAAATAAAATTATCAATGGAAGACAGCTGACCAATATTGGTGTTTTCAGATATTATGCTCAGAAATACCTAGAAAATGATTCCGAAATTGATAAGGAAAGCCCGGTCATGGTTCGTCAGCTGGAAATTACAACCCAAGGTTTGCCAATGGAGGTCTATTGCTTTGCAAATGATTCGAAATGGGAAAAGTTTGAGCAGATTCAGGCAGATATTTTTGATCATCTTTTGGTTGCTTCCAAAGAATTTGATTTACAAATTATGCAGATTGGCTTGCCAAAATAA
- a CDS encoding endonuclease MutS2, protein MYINKADLNELEFPALLAEIAPFAYSPKTREKILELRPMKIDEAELSLKKTSEYLSSFESSNAIPFDEYEDIESELKLMLIENYRLENSAFIKIKTLTEQIGKLQKFFPTMPDTFPNLMREASVLEFKKEIIDKVDKVFNRFGEVKSEASPVLKTLRAEIQVAKKAIQENFNRVLFNYSQSDFLDDIRESIIEDQRVLAVKSAYKKRVPGRVLGLSKTGSITFIQPDSVVKHYFKLREDQEEEKKEIDKILRQLTAELAIFQPELWRYQIYIFDLDLTRAKAKFGELVNGVLPKINRHKTLRLKDAYHPLLWLRNKIENKTIFPQSLSLTEHNRIICISGPNAGGKSITLKTVGLLQLMIQSGILVPVHPKSEMFFFDKIMTDIGDNQSIENHLSTYSSRLKKMGGIIRESDPETLLLIDEFGTGSDPELGGALAESFLEFFYDKKSFAIITTHYTNIKLVIEGLPNAQNAAMLFDEETLEPMYKLEVGQAGSSFTFEVAEKNKIPRFIIHSAKKKVEHDIVNLDKTIVKLQQEKFEVEKLKTDLVERKGSMEDKRDNLQKLNEQLQQKLFNFQKLYEDEHRKLQYGNKIESFIDGYIKGRSRKDVVKDFVKILEQEKFRKIGADKDETKRLQVVKRKITQQLKKEDIIEKISENNDKIEEKRKTDRAVWMKVGQRVRITGSTSVGTIETISKNKVTVNYGTFKTVISAEELERI, encoded by the coding sequence GTGTATATAAATAAAGCAGATTTAAACGAATTAGAATTTCCGGCATTGCTTGCGGAAATTGCTCCTTTTGCATATTCTCCGAAAACGAGAGAAAAAATCCTTGAGCTTCGTCCGATGAAAATTGATGAGGCAGAACTTTCGCTGAAAAAAACTTCAGAATATCTATCAAGTTTTGAAAGCTCCAACGCGATCCCTTTTGATGAATATGAAGACATTGAAAGCGAGCTGAAACTGATGTTGATTGAAAATTACCGTCTAGAAAATTCAGCTTTCATTAAAATAAAAACATTAACGGAACAAATAGGAAAACTTCAGAAGTTTTTCCCGACGATGCCCGATACTTTTCCAAATTTAATGAGAGAAGCATCTGTTCTGGAATTCAAAAAAGAAATCATTGATAAGGTTGACAAAGTTTTCAATCGTTTTGGTGAAGTAAAAAGTGAAGCATCACCGGTTCTGAAAACTTTGAGAGCGGAGATTCAGGTGGCGAAAAAAGCGATTCAGGAGAATTTCAATCGTGTATTGTTCAATTACAGTCAGAGTGATTTTCTGGATGATATTCGCGAAAGCATCATTGAAGATCAGCGGGTTTTAGCCGTAAAATCGGCTTATAAAAAAAGAGTTCCGGGAAGGGTTTTAGGACTTTCAAAAACAGGATCAATTACTTTTATTCAACCGGACAGCGTAGTAAAGCACTATTTTAAACTGCGAGAAGATCAGGAAGAAGAAAAGAAAGAAATCGATAAAATCCTGAGGCAGCTTACTGCAGAATTGGCGATTTTTCAGCCTGAACTCTGGCGATATCAGATATATATTTTTGATTTGGATTTAACGAGAGCAAAAGCAAAATTTGGTGAGCTGGTGAATGGTGTTTTACCAAAAATCAACCGTCATAAAACGCTGCGTTTAAAGGATGCTTACCATCCGTTGCTTTGGCTAAGGAATAAAATTGAAAACAAAACCATTTTCCCTCAGTCATTAAGTCTAACTGAACATAACAGAATTATCTGTATTTCCGGACCGAATGCGGGAGGAAAGTCTATTACTTTAAAAACCGTAGGATTGCTTCAGTTGATGATACAGAGCGGAATTCTGGTGCCCGTTCATCCAAAGTCTGAAATGTTTTTCTTTGATAAAATTATGACAGATATTGGTGATAATCAGTCGATTGAAAACCACCTTTCGACTTATTCTTCACGACTTAAAAAAATGGGCGGCATCATCCGGGAATCTGACCCCGAAACATTGTTGCTGATTGACGAGTTCGGAACCGGTTCTGATCCAGAATTAGGTGGCGCTCTGGCTGAAAGCTTTCTTGAGTTTTTTTATGATAAAAAAAGTTTTGCAATTATTACAACCCATTATACCAATATCAAACTGGTGATTGAAGGGCTTCCGAATGCACAAAATGCTGCAATGCTTTTCGATGAAGAAACACTGGAACCGATGTATAAATTGGAGGTCGGACAGGCCGGAAGTTCGTTTACTTTCGAAGTTGCCGAAAAGAATAAAATCCCGAGATTCATCATTCATTCTGCGAAGAAAAAAGTGGAACATGATATCGTCAATTTAGATAAAACCATTGTCAAGCTTCAGCAGGAAAAATTTGAGGTTGAAAAACTGAAGACCGATCTTGTTGAAAGAAAAGGTTCTATGGAAGACAAGAGAGATAATCTCCAAAAACTGAACGAGCAGCTGCAACAAAAGCTTTTCAACTTTCAAAAATTGTATGAAGATGAGCACCGCAAGCTTCAGTATGGGAATAAGATTGAATCTTTTATCGACGGCTATATTAAAGGAAGATCAAGAAAAGATGTCGTAAAAGATTTTGTGAAAATTCTTGAACAGGAAAAATTCAGAAAAATAGGTGCGGATAAGGATGAAACCAAACGTTTGCAGGTGGTTAAAAGAAAAATCACTCAGCAGCTTAAGAAAGAAGATATTATCGAAAAAATAAGTGAAAACAACGATAAAATAGAAGAAAAACGTAAAACTGACCGGGCCGTATGGATGAAAGTCGGACAACGGGTAAGAATTACAGGAAGTACAAGCGTTGGAACGATAGAAACTATTTCAAAAAATAAAGTGACGGTGAATTACGGAACGTTCAAAACCGTGATCAGTGCTGAAGAACTGGAAAGGATTTAA
- a CDS encoding uracil-DNA glycosylase, giving the protein MTWTEILAQIKSTPYFTNLWEKVKQEYAITKVFPPKKQIFRALEITPFDDIEVVIIGQDPYHNDFQANGLCFSVSEQVTAPPSLKNIFIELKDDLGIERTSKELDDWGKQGVLLLNATLTVRAHSPNSHKDLGWETFTNYIIKEISDKKENVVFVLWGAFAQKKAELINPAKHFILKSAHPSPFSVHRGFFGSKPFSKINEYLVSKGKKSIDW; this is encoded by the coding sequence ATGACCTGGACCGAAATTTTAGCCCAAATAAAGAGCACACCTTACTTCACCAATCTTTGGGAAAAAGTAAAGCAGGAATACGCAATCACAAAAGTTTTCCCGCCAAAAAAGCAGATTTTCAGAGCTTTAGAAATTACGCCTTTTGACGATATTGAAGTTGTCATTATCGGACAAGATCCTTATCATAATGATTTTCAGGCAAATGGTTTGTGCTTTTCGGTTTCCGAACAGGTGACTGCACCACCTTCACTTAAAAATATTTTTATCGAACTGAAAGATGATCTTGGTATTGAAAGAACTTCAAAAGAACTCGACGATTGGGGAAAGCAGGGCGTTTTGTTATTAAATGCAACCTTGACCGTTCGTGCACATTCACCAAATTCTCACAAAGATCTCGGATGGGAAACGTTTACAAATTATATCATTAAAGAAATTTCAGATAAAAAAGAAAATGTAGTTTTTGTTTTATGGGGGGCTTTTGCACAAAAAAAAGCCGAATTGATCAATCCGGCGAAGCATTTTATTTTAAAATCGGCACATCCTTCACCATTTTCAGTTCACAGAGGATTTTTCGGAAGCAAACCTTTCTCAAAAATCAATGAATATTTAGTTTCAAAGGGTAAAAAATCTATCGATTGGTAG
- a CDS encoding carboxypeptidase-like regulatory domain-containing protein, whose protein sequence is MKKSYLFLLMLLFAFLISCNGDDTMTSPETNVTAVQTGKITGKVMSQNGTKPIGGASVFVFDDKYKIYHTNSDASGNFTLEAPSGNQTIYIQTGNGSNFRTEISTSVKANETVSLDVTQTKLTQVAKIAYVKGNYDKIEDIIQTLGYTATEITHADLANITTLAQYDIVFLNCGSRKYAQTAALYPLIETNLAIFVANGGSIYASDWDVSYLVGGTDNTNNCSLAGGFVPDAKLCSKNIGSSGIVASTISNPALATAMGFNTLNIDYDLGSWQKIINYDANYWDVLVKDTSTNDPLMIRTNQFSATGLPTTTIGNAPNTAFTTVCITLPGNIQISVSVPTVAVPYLVALGATVGPCSGATNSGYIYYTTFHNHATGNIGNAGTILQYVILNL, encoded by the coding sequence ATGAAAAAAAGCTATCTTTTTCTTTTAATGCTCCTATTCGCTTTTCTAATAAGCTGTAATGGAGACGACACGATGACCAGCCCAGAAACGAATGTGACAGCCGTTCAAACAGGGAAAATTACAGGAAAAGTAATGTCGCAAAACGGAACCAAACCTATTGGAGGTGCCTCTGTATTTGTATTTGATGATAAATATAAGATTTATCACACTAATTCTGATGCAAGCGGTAATTTTACATTAGAAGCTCCGTCCGGAAATCAGACCATTTATATCCAAACCGGAAACGGAAGTAACTTCCGTACAGAAATCTCAACATCTGTGAAGGCAAATGAAACTGTCAGTTTAGATGTAACTCAGACCAAACTCACTCAGGTAGCCAAGATCGCTTATGTAAAAGGAAATTATGATAAGATAGAAGATATTATCCAGACATTAGGCTATACTGCTACAGAAATTACTCATGCAGATCTTGCCAACATTACAACATTAGCACAATATGACATTGTATTTTTGAATTGCGGATCAAGAAAATATGCTCAAACTGCCGCATTATACCCTTTGATTGAAACCAATCTCGCTATTTTTGTTGCAAACGGAGGAAGTATTTATGCTTCTGATTGGGATGTCTCCTATTTGGTTGGCGGTACAGATAACACCAATAATTGTTCACTTGCAGGCGGATTTGTTCCTGATGCAAAATTATGCTCAAAAAATATTGGCTCTTCAGGAATAGTTGCAAGTACTATAAGCAACCCTGCTCTGGCGACTGCAATGGGCTTTAATACATTAAATATTGATTATGATTTGGGCTCTTGGCAGAAAATCATTAATTACGATGCTAATTACTGGGACGTCTTGGTAAAGGACACTTCTACTAATGATCCTTTGATGATCAGAACCAACCAATTTTCAGCAACCGGACTTCCTACTACGACCATTGGGAACGCTCCGAATACAGCTTTTACAACTGTTTGTATTACCCTTCCGGGAAATATTCAGATTAGTGTTTCTGTTCCGACAGTTGCAGTTCCTTACCTGGTAGCTTTAGGAGCGACAGTAGGACCTTGCTCAGGAGCAACAAACAGTGGATACATTTATTATACGACATTTCATAACCATGCTACCGGAAACATCGGAAATGCAGGAACGATTCTACAATATGTAATTCTTAATCTATAG
- a CDS encoding GNAT family N-acetyltransferase: MRIETDRFILKEIDESHVDDILKIRSNKVVNQFVKRIPPKTNYDALDFILTIKKRIQNHETFYWGISQKDQPNLIGTICLWKFSEDRTEAEVGYELLPEFHRKGIMSEALYAVLNFGFNELNLQEILAFTNKFNENSKGLLLKHDFVLQEGRTDEGFPDNLVYSLKT; this comes from the coding sequence ATGAGAATAGAAACCGACCGTTTTATTTTAAAGGAAATCGATGAAAGTCACGTTGATGATATTTTAAAAATCAGAAGCAACAAAGTCGTCAATCAGTTTGTCAAAAGAATTCCGCCCAAAACAAATTATGATGCGTTGGATTTTATTTTAACGATCAAAAAAAGAATTCAGAATCATGAAACGTTCTATTGGGGTATTTCACAAAAAGACCAACCCAATCTTATCGGAACCATCTGTCTCTGGAAATTCTCTGAGGATAGAACAGAAGCAGAGGTAGGTTATGAATTATTACCCGAATTTCATAGAAAAGGAATCATGTCTGAAGCTCTGTATGCAGTTTTAAATTTTGGTTTTAATGAATTAAATTTGCAGGAGATTTTAGCTTTTACCAATAAGTTTAACGAAAATTCAAAAGGACTTCTTCTGAAACATGATTTTGTTTTGCAAGAGGGGAGAACTGATGAAGGTTTTCCAGATAATTTGGTTTATAGTTTGAAGACATAA
- a CDS encoding YusG family protein has protein sequence MAKIIINRSSEFSNILRSIEIFLDNEKIGEIKDGESKEFEIAAGNHALKAKIDWCSSNLINLNIKEEEILRYNLSGRNPFLALFYITLGKDQYLELKPIK, from the coding sequence ATGGCAAAAATAATTATTAATCGTTCATCAGAATTTTCAAATATTTTACGGTCAATAGAAATCTTTCTCGACAACGAAAAAATAGGAGAAATAAAAGATGGTGAATCGAAAGAATTTGAGATTGCTGCAGGAAATCACGCTTTAAAAGCAAAAATTGATTGGTGTAGTTCAAATTTAATTAATCTAAATATTAAAGAAGAGGAAATTTTAAGATATAATCTAAGTGGAAGAAATCCTTTCTTGGCATTATTTTATATTACATTAGGAAAAGATCAATATTTAGAATTAAAACCCATAAAGTAA